One Miscanthus floridulus cultivar M001 chromosome 11, ASM1932011v1, whole genome shotgun sequence DNA window includes the following coding sequences:
- the LOC136491343 gene encoding uncharacterized protein produces MAKEQSAPLVAKIKELEEERDSFRLRAQEATASAKATAGQLGAEQSEHQATKVALAEATKAAEASRVEVSAWKGKAEDLEKEASQAAEASVAAQAALDVEVREHEALRSAVRSACEALDVEEVQSASSLGSRLIALSGHVRERLRGALHTGVKRALAVVSSHYAINLEAVSDGYVLPEDDEEADAEVVRLLEAAEAPGTALAKLFEEEVVPPAPAADP; encoded by the exons atggctaaggagcagtccgcccctctggtggccaagatcaaggaactggaggaggagcgagactccttcaggcttcgggcccaagaagcgacggcctctgcgaaggctacagccgggcagctgggtgcggagcagagcgagcatcaggcgacaaaagtcgccctggcagaggctaccaaggcggccgaggcctctcgggtcgaggtctcagcctggaagggcaaggccgagg atctggagaaagaggcctcccaggcggctgaggcctccgtcgcggcgcaagcagcgctggatgtcgaggtccgggagcacgaggcgctgcgcagcgctgtccggtctgcctgcgaggctctggacgtcgaggaggtccaatcagctagctcccttgggagccgcctcatcgcgttgagcggccacgtccgcgagagactccgaggggcgttgcacacgggtgtcaagcgcgccctggccgtcgtctcctcgcactacgccatcaacctcgaggctgtcagcgacggctacgtgttgccagaagatgacgaggaggctgatgcagaggtcgtgaggctgttggaggcggccgaggcacctggcaccgcgttggccaagctgttcgaagaagaggtggtccctcccgcgccagccgccgatccttga
- the LOC136494404 gene encoding E3 ubiquitin-protein ligase ATL4-like, protein MSSSSSSPSLQPPPAGAVGGTSPYSASSSFLPSFMIIAALLAFVFLAAVSIHLLLRFLSDRSSSSSSGPPLPRTHRDEAGSVGSTADASVARPAATAAAPGDAGKKATAAGDDAKQRLIDSLPLFTVASALAALPKSSPDCAVCLSPFTPHAELRLLPACRHAFHAACVDAWLRTTPSCPLCRAAVVALPHPSLSAMLAAAAQQRPPPSPRTSRDRSGSSFLVEIGTVSSSRGSPAAAGGNGDRNRNSTRTYSLGSFDYQIDEEVEAVVSRVARITARESSAVKEEMEKPSAEEGSAPAAPPPGETVAEAAGSSRGWLREYVDRLASSAYTFSERWSSRWSQGQGQQQRQEEPWLWDAEAADMSAAPGSDEEEEETAFMVMYRWIAGV, encoded by the coding sequence atgtcctcctcctcctcctccccgtctCTACAGCCGCCTCCCGCCGGTGCAGTCGGCGGCACCTCCCCCTACTCCGCGTCCTCGTCCTTCCTCCCCTCGTTCATGATCATCGCCGCGCTGCTCGCCTTCGTGTTCCTCGCCGCCGTCTCCATCCACCTCCTGCTCCGCTTCCTCTCCGAccgctcctcgtcgtcgtcgtctggaCCTCCGCTCCCGCGGACCCACCGCGACGAGGCGGGCTCGGTGGGGAGTACGGCGGACGCGTCCGTGGCGAGGCCTGCCGCTACCGCGGCTGCTCCAGGCGACGCAGGGAAGAAGGCAACGGCGGCGGGCGACGACGCGAAGCAGCGGCTGATCGACTCGCTGCCGCTGTTCACGGTGGCGtcggcgctggcggcgctccccAAGAGCTCGCCCGACTGCGCCGTCTGCCTGTCGCCGTTCACGCCCCACGCCGAGCTGCGGCTGCTGCCCGCGTGCCGCCACGCGTTCCACGCCGCCTGCGTCGACGCCTGGCTGCGCACCACGCCGTCCTGCccgctctgccgcgccgccgtcgtcgcgctCCCGCACCCCTCGCTCTCCGccatgctcgccgccgccgcgcagcagcggccgccgccgtcgccgaggaCCAGCAGGGACCGGTCCGGCTCGAGCTTCCTCGTCGAGATCGGCACCGTCAGCAGCAGCCGCGGCTCGCCCGCGGCGGCCGGTGGGAACGGGGACAGGAACAGGAACAGCACCCGCACCTACTCGCTCGGTTCCTTCGACTACCAAATCGACGAGGAGGTGGAAGCCGTGGTGTCCCGCGTCGCGCGCATCACCGCGAGGGAATCCAGCGCCgtcaaggaggagatggagaagCCTTCGGCCGAGGAGGGGTcggcgccggcggcgccgcctcCTGGCGAGACGGTGGCCGAGGCGGCGGGCTCCTCGCGCGGGTGGCTGCGGGAGTACGTGGACCGGCTGGCGTCGTCCGCCTACACGTTCTCGGAGCGGTGGAGCTCGCGCTGGAGCCAGGGGCAGGGCCAGCAGCAGCGGCAGGAAGAGCCGTGGCTGTGGGACGCGGAGGCCGCGGACATGTCGGCGGCGCCGGGgtccgatgaggaggaggaggagacggcgTTCATGGTGATGTACCGCTGGATCGCCGGGGTGTAA